In Vitis riparia cultivar Riparia Gloire de Montpellier isolate 1030 chromosome 19, EGFV_Vit.rip_1.0, whole genome shotgun sequence, the following proteins share a genomic window:
- the LOC117909574 gene encoding uncharacterized protein LOC117909574 — translation MKIISLGFGSSSSKKRTCGLTRNLDLLSMKPGEKKTTRFNTRGQVVYDGKGERLSSYMGTLVRSQYNVPIQVQDWNHVSEDVKEKIWALVLEKYELEETCKSYILQCCGNLFRSYRNKMKAKYYNPYNTNEKRLCHRPPHLSDDDWRWLIHFWGTPEAKDISNKNKANRAKQVIKHTSG, via the exons ATGAAAATCATCTCTCTAGGTTTTG GTTCATCCTCTAGCAAAAAGAGGACATGTGGCCTAACGCGTAACTTAGATTTACTTAGTATGAAACccggggaaaaaaaaactacacgATTCAATACCAGAGGGCAAGTTGTTTATGATGGAAAAGGGGAAAGATTGTCAAGCTATATGGGAACATTGGTGCGATCTCAATACAATGTACCCATCCAAGTTCAAGATTGGAATCATGTTAGTGAAGATGTGAAGGAAAAGATTTGGGCCTTAGTATTG gaaaaatatgaactagaagaaacatgtaagagctacattcttcaatgttgtggaaatttgtttagaagctatagaaataaaatgaaggccAAGTATTATAACCCTTATAATACAAATGAGAAGAGATTATGCCATCGACCTCCACACTTATCAGATGATGATTGGAGGTGGCTCATCCACTTTTGGGGTACACCTGAGGCCAAG gATATCTCAAACAAAAACAAGGCAAATAGGGCAAAGCAAGTGATAAAGCATACATCgggataa